GCCGTATAACGAGGTGAAGGAGAGTCTCACCGAGGAACAACGGCATTCCATTGAATACGAGCTGGGTCAGTATCAGCGGAGAATCAATGCGATTGAAGGGCCAGCCTTCGGGCTGTTCGGCAAAGAGCCTGACGGGAGCATACTCACCTGGAGGGAGACCTTCCGGTCCATGCTGCTGAATGTGCTTCAGGATGCGGTCAGACTGGAGGTGCGGCTACCGGCTAGTCAGCAGGAAATAGAGCAGGTGCTGGAGCTGTATTTGCCGGCCCTGGACGAAGTGACGCAGCCGCGGTTGGTACACTGGGATCTGTGGGGCGGCAACCTTTTTGTACAGGATGGGGTAATCGTATCGATTATTGACTGGGAGCGGGCGATGTGGGGCGATGTGCTGCTGGAGTATTATTTCCGGCATTTCGAGAGCTCGGCAGCGTTCTATGAAGGGTATGGGTCGGCTTTTACCAGCCGGAATGAACTTCTGCGCAAGCAGCTATACGACCTGTATCTGGACCTTATCATGCTTATAGAATGTTATTCTCGCCAGTACAAGGATGAGAATCATGTGAACTGGGCGCATGACAATCTTGCAGAGTCCTGGAAGCTGTTCTCGGGTCTGGTACTATAGGATACACAAGAGGCCGGATCTCTTCTGAGATTCCGGCCTCTTGAGATTGTGTACAACAGACCAGATGAATGTCAGTCAGCAATCAGTAGCTGCTGTTACGGATGGCAACAACCGGATCGGTGTCAGCCTCATAGTCAACGCCGCCGGATTCGAAGCCAAACAACTGAAAGAACTCGCGTCTGTAACCGGCCAGATCGGAATATTCGTAGACGTTCTCCGTGCTTAGCATGGGCCAGATGCGGTCCACTTCCGTCTGTACAGCATGGCTCATCTCATGGTCATCTATCCGGATACGTCCTTGCCCATCTACCGGAGTCCCTTCCGGGTTGTACAAGAAATCTTTATACAGCCGGTAGGCCTGTTCTATGCAGCCTTCGTGCAGTCCCTGTTCTTTCATGACCTTATAGAGGACTGAGATGTAGAGTGGAACAACGGGAATCGCCGAGCTGGATTGGGTCACCAGGCCCTTGCTGACGGCTACATAAGCGCGGCCTCTGGTGGTTGATAACTGTGCGTTCAGCTGCAAGGCAGTGGCTTCCAGATGATCTTTAGCCCGGCCGATGGTACCGTCGCGGTAGACAGCCTGTGTTAGCTCCGGACCTATATAGGAGAAGGCGAGAGTGACCGCATCTTCTGCCAGAACACCGGAATCCCGGAGCGCTTCAATCCATAGCTGCCAGTCCTCTCCGCCCATCACATGAACTGTATCATCGATTTCAGCTTCGGTTGCCGGTTCAATTTGTACAGTGCTCAGTTCTCCGGTATGGAAATTGACCGTTGTATTGGTATAAGGGTTGCCGATGGGCTTCAATACAGATTGATGAACTGCTCCGGTCTGCGGGTCTGTTCTGCGCGCAGAGGCTACGCTATAGATGACCAGATCAACCTGCCCCAGCTCGCGGCGGATCAACTCTACGGTCCGTTCCTTCGTTTCAGTTGTAAAAGCATCCCCGCATACGCTGTAGGAGCGCAGGCCGGACGTATAAGCCATCTCCTCGAACGCTGCGGAATTATACCAGCCTGCGGAGGCCGTCCGCGTCTCACTGGCTATGCTGGGTCTGTAGACACCAACGGTGGCAGCTCCTGCACCGAAGGCTGCTGCAACCCTGGCTGCAAGCCCATACCCGGTGGAAGCCCCGATCACAAGTACCTTGCGGGGACCGGTGAATTGTCCTTGGCTCTGTACATAGTTCACTTGCTGCTGTACCTGATGCGCACAGCCTGCGGGGTGGGCAGTCGTACAGATGAACCCGCGTGTTCGGGGTTTTATAATCATAGTAGTGTTACCTCGCTTTCCTGGGTGGCCATAGGATATAATTTACTTTATCGAGTGTTATCCCGCAACTTTCCCGGCAAAGAGGCGAATATTATGATGTTGAACTGGCTTCAAATACATATGGACGTAATAAGCCTGCTGTGGCTGCTGCCTGTAGTCTTTATGTTTCATGATTTTGAAGAGATTCTTACAGTGGAGGCATGGGGGAACAAACACGGTCCAGCTATAACAGCGTCGCTTTCCCCCGCATTGCGGAAGCGGATGGCACCTATGATGGGCATGACCACCAGGGATTTTGCCATGGATGTGCTGTTCGTGTATATTCTGATAGTAGGGGTAACCTTCGTTGCGGTATTTTTAGAGTTCTACTGGCTCTACTTAGCTGTCCTCGCTGTGTTTCTGCTGCATGTCTTCACACATTTGGCACAAAGTATGGTTCTGAAGCTGTATACCCCGGGTGTTGTGACAGCCGTGCTTTTGGCTTTTCCGTATTCCTTGTATGCTTTTTACCGCCTGCTGCATGAGGGTATTGTCAGTGAAGCTGACATAGGCTGGTCGCTGCTGCTGCTGTTGATTCTAACACCGCCGCTCGTATGGGGATTGATGAAGAAGCGGACAAGGCATAAGCATAGCGAAGAATGATGATTGTTGACGGTGACGTTTTCAGAAAAATCTTGACGTAAGCCCCTAAAGATAGATAAAATAATAGTATTGCGTGTTTTTTGGAATCACTATCATAACTTGAAAAGAAACAGAGAGGGTGACAGGATGGAGCGCCTTTTAGAGGTAAAAGACCTGGCTATATCATTCAGAACACGCGGAGGAGAAGTTCAAGCAATCCGTGGTGTCAGCTTTCATGTAAATAAAGGGGAGACACTGGCGATTGTTGGCGAATCCGGTTCCGGTAAGAGCGTAACCTCGCAAGCAGTCATGAAGCTGGTTCCTCAGCCTGCGGGCGAATATAAGCGCGGACAGATCCTGTTCGATGGACAAGACCTGATCCGCAAGAGTGAGAAGCAAATGCAAAAAATCCGCGGTAAAGAAATCGGAATGATCTTCCAAGATCCGATGACCTCGCTGAATCCGATGATGAAGGTCGGCCGGCAGATTACGGAAGTGCTGTTCAAGCACGAGAATATTACGAAGGATGCTGCCTACAAACGTGGTGTTGAATTGCTTAATCTGGTAGGGATTCCGTCACCGGAACGCCGTTTCCAGCAGTATCCGCATGAATTCAGCGGCGGGATGCGCCAACGTGTTGTAATTGCTATGGCACTGGCTGCTAACCCTAAGCTCCTGATTGCCGATGAGCCGACAACTGCGCTTGACGTAACTATTCAGGCCCAGATCCTTGATCTGATGAAGGACCTGCAGAAGAAGATTGATACAGCGATCATTTTCATCACCCATGACCTTGGGGTTGTGGCGAGAATGGCTGACCGTGTAGCGGTTATGTATGCCGGACAAATCGTTGAAATGGGTACCGCAGAAGAGATCTTCTATGACCCTAGACATCCGTACACTTGGGGCCTGCTGGCTTCCATGCCAAGTCTGGAGAGCAAGGGTTCGATGCTCACAGCTATTCCGGGCACACCTCCTGACCTGATCAAGCCGCCTAAGGGAGATGCCTTCGCCCTGCGCAGCACGTATGCAATGGCGATTGACATGGAGAAGGAACCGCCAATGTACAAGGTATCGGATTCCCATCTCGTGAAGTCCTGGCTGATGCATCCGATGGCACCAGCGGTGGAGCCGCCGGATGTCGTGAAGAAGCAGCGCCGCGTGTTGAGCAATGCCTATCCAGAGCCGGTACTTGTCGGCAACAGCAGCGAATATTAAATTTGATTGATTAGATCAGCGTCAGGCCCTAATGGGCCTGGCGTTTTTTTGTTATATGGGGGATTATGCTTCATATAAAGATAAAACAAAACTAACTAATATAAATAAAAGTGTTGACTAAATCTCATTTGCCCAGCAAAATGTAAGGGTATACATAGGGAGGTTATGATGAGATGAGAAAAAGATCCTTAACGGCATTGATATCCCTATCCCTGCTGTCGGCATGCAGTGGAGGGAATCCGGAGGGGCCGCCGGAGTTCGGGAATGTATCTGTACACGATCCCTCTGTGATTAAGGTGGAGGATACGTATTACGTGTTCGGTTCGCATCTGGCGTCGGCCAAATCCAATGACCTGATGTCCTGGACGCAGATTTCTTCCGGCGTGACGGATGATAACGTGCTGATACCGAATGTAACGGAGGAGCTCAGCGAGACGCTTAGCTGGGCCCAGTCGGATACGCTGTGGGCACCGGATGTCATTCAATTGGCAGACGGCAAGTTCTACATGTATTACGATGCCTGCAAGGGGGATTCTCCGTTGTCCGCGCTTGGCATTGCCGTAGCCGATGAGATTGAAGGTCCTTACAAGAATAAAGGCATTATTCTGAAGTCGGGAATGTCCGGCATCGGGGATGATGGAGAGGTCTACGATGCCACGGAGAAGCCGAATGTGGTGGACCCTGATGTGTTTTGGGATAAGGACGGCAAGCTGTGGATGGTCTACGGCTCCTACTCGGGCGGAATCTTCATCCTGGAGCTGGACCCGGCTACGGGCTTCCCGCTGGAGGGCCAGGGCTACGGCAAGAAGCTGCTCGGAGGGAATCATGCGCGGATTGAAGGGCCATATATGCTATATAGCCCGGAGACTGATTATTACTACCTGTTCCTCTCCTACGGAGGGCTTGATGCGAATGGCGGCTATAATATCCGTGTCGCCCGTTCCAAGCATCCGGCTGGCCCGTTCGAGGACTCGGAAGGCAAGGCTATGCTGGACGCGCAGGGGACGCCTGGGGTATTGTTCGACGATCCGGCCTACTCACCCTACGGAGTTAAGCTGATGGGGAATCATGAATTTGTGAATACAGACGAAGAAGCCACGGGATCGGGTACAGGTTATTTCTCCCCGGGACATAATTCGGCGTACTATGATGAGACAAGCGGGCAGTATTATCTGATTTTCCACACGCGGTTCCCGGGTCTTGGGGAGCAGCATGAGGTGCGGGTTCACCAGATGTTCATGAATGAAGCGGGCTGGCCTGTTGTCGCACCCCACCGTTACGGCGGCGAGAAGATAGGCAAGTACACGGCCAAGGAGGTGGCGGGTGCTTACAAACTGGTGAACCACGGCAAGGAGATTACGGCTGAGCTGGCGGAGTCGCAGATAGTGGAGCTGAACACAGACGGGACGATTAGCGGGTCAGTAACAGGTACATGGGCCTTGAGCAATGATCATATGGCGAAGCTGACGATAGAGGGTGCGGAGTACAGCGGGGTGTTCCTGCGGGAATGGAATGAAGCGACCTCAAACGTGGTAATGACCTTCACGGCACTTTCAGCGGAAGGCGTAGCAGTCTGGGGAAGCCATGTGTCACCGGAGAAAAAGTAAACTGATCCACTGAGCAGTCACAGCCAGCATCGTATCCTTAACCATTACAAACAGCGGGTCTCCCCTAGAATGGGCGATCCGCTGTTTGCTGTACATAGGAATTAACTGATATTACGCTTCATACTTGCGCAGAACGATTACAGCGTTATGGCCGCCGAAGCCAAAGGAATTGGAGATCCCGATCTTCAGATCCGCTTGGCGGGCTACGTTAGGAACATAATCCAGGTCGCAGTACTCGTCCGGCTGCTCCAGATTAATCGTCGGTGGGATCAGTCCTTCTTGCAGGCTCTTGAGCAGAGCAATGGCTTCCAGACCACCGGCTGCGCCTAGGGCATGTCCGGTCATCGATTTGTTCGCCGTGACTGGAATCCGGTAGGCTTGCTCTCCGAACAGCTTCTTGATCGCCAGGGTCTCCGAACGGTCTCCGACGATCGTGCTGGTTGCGTGCGCGCTGATGACATCTACCTCTCCGGGACTAATTCCAGCCTCGCTGAGCGCCAGCTTCATCGCCTGGTAGGCTCCTATCCCCTCAGGATGGGTGGCTACCATATGATAAGCGTCCGAGCTGGCGCCATATCCGGTGACCTCGCCATAGATGACGGCATCTCTGCACAGGGCATGGGAGAGGGACTCCAGGATCACAATAGCTCCGCCCTCCGCGATGACAAATCCGTCCCTGTCCTGGTCAAAAGGCCGGCTGGCCCCCTGCGGCTCCCCGTTCCGGGTAGACAAGGCGGTCGCATTGCCGAAGCTGGCCAGAGCAATCTCGGTCACCGCCGCTTCCGCCCCTCCGGCGATAATCACATCGGCTCCGCCGTAACGGATCAGGCGGAAGGCTTCTCCGATAGCCGTGTTCCCGATGGAACAGGCGGTCACCGGCGAGAGTGTCGGCCCCTGCGCCCCGAGCTTGATGCTGATCATCGCTGCCGCCATATTGGAGATCAGCATCGGGATCAGGGTAGGGCTTACCCGCTCCGGTCCCCTGGATCGCAGCAGCTCGCCCTGGTCCATTAACGTCTGGATACCGCCTACGCCGGAGCCTACATAGACGCCCAGCCGTTCCCGGTCCAGCTCCTCCAGCCGGAGACCGGAGTGCGTCCAGGCTTCCTCTGCGGCAGCAAGCGCGAACTGGCTGAACCGGTCCATCCGCCGGGCCTCCTTGCGGCCGAATCTGGCATCCGGGTCGAAGGCTTGCACCGAGCCGGCAATCTTGGTTTTGAAATGGGTAGTATCAAAAGAATCAATCGGCGTAATCCCCGATTCTCCTGCCGCCAAACGGCTCCAGAACTGGTCCACGGTATTGCCAAGCGGGGAGATGACACCCATTCCTGTAATCACGACACGTTCCATCTTCTATTCCTCCTGTTAATCTGAATAAGCTTATTTTTTCATGTTGTTTATCCTATTACAAGTTGTAGTTTATACTAGTATAATTACTACTACACTAACAGGTAGATGAACTATATGGCAGGAGGAAGCATGATGTCCAATCAGAACAGGCTTCAAGCATTATCGGAATTTCTGAAAGCCAGACGCGCGGCCATTACCCCGGCAGCGGCGGGGCTCCCGGAGGGCACCCGCAGGCGGACGCCTGGGCTTCGGCGCGAGGAAGTGGCGCAGCTCTCTGGAGTAAGCAGCACCTGGTATACCTGGCTGGAGCAGGGGAGGGATATTAAAGTATCTCCATCCGTTCTTGATTGTATTGCCGCAGCACTTCAGTTGACGAAGGATGAGCGGAGTTACTTGTTCGCTCTGGCGCTGGAGAACGGGCCGGGAGTCTCAGATTATACCCAAGAGGAGCATTCGGTGATTCATCCGTCCCTGCAGAAGATATTGCAGGAGCTGAAAACCTGCCCGACAATCATCTCGGACCGGCACTGCGGCATTGTCGGCTGGAATGAGGCTGCGGCGCATGTGTTTCTTGATTTTGCCAAGCTGGCTCCGCAGCAGCGTAATATGATCTCACTGCTGTTCGAGCGCAAGGAGTTCAGGCGGCTGGCGGTGAACTGGGAGCAGTTCGTCCGGGGATACTTATCGATCTTCCGCGCCTACTATGGGCAATACCTGGAGGACCGCTGGTACGATGAATTCATTGCGGAGATGAAGGGGGGGCATCCGGAATTCAATCATTTATGGGAAGAGAGCCGGGTCAGCTCTGCACCGGATGTTGTCCTGGAATTCCGGCATGCCAAAGCCGGCAAAATGTTGTTCCATCTCACCTCGTTACAGGTGCAAGGCGCTGCGGATCTGCGCTGTAGCATCTACACGCCAGCTGGTGACTCTGGCACAGAAGCCAAGCTGAAGCAGCTCATGGAGCCTAAGTAGGGCAGGCGATAGATTTTTCTTATGGATTCATAAAAAACAATAAATATGCAATATAGATTTTGCAGTTTATACTCCTAATATGATGAATTTCTTCCTGCGGGAGCGAAAAAGGGGCAAAGGTTAATGGCTAAAGTAACGGGATTAGAAGGCGTAGTTGCCGGAGAGACAGAAATTGGATTGGTAGATGGAGAGAAAGGGTATCTGGTGTACCGAGGATATTGGGCCAAGGAGCTTGCGGTGAGCAAAATTTATGAGGAAGTCGCTTATTTGCTCTGGAACGGACACCTGCCTGACGCGGAGGAGCTGGCGCAGCTCAAGGCGCAAATGGCAGCGGAGAGAGTGATTCCTGAATATCTCTGCAAGATGCTTGATCTGTATCCGGCGTCTGTCCCGCTAATGCTGGTATTACAAAGTGCAGTGGCTGCACTTGGGGATGAGGAGAATGCTACCTGGCCGCCCACACTGAAGCAGGCAGTGCGGCTGACGGCAATGCTTCCGTCGATTATTGCTTACAGGTACCGTAGCCTTCAAGGCTTGGAGCCGCTGCAATCGCTTCCTGAGCTTGGCCATGCCGCGAATTATCTGTATCTGCTCACAGGCAAGCTGCCGGAGGAGGCTCATGTGCAGGCGCTCAGTGCCTATCTGATCCTCTGCATGGAGCACGGAATGAATGCCTCGACCTTCGCCGGGCGGGTGGTATTGTCTACGGAATCTGATATCTGTGCGGCCGTAGCCGGATCGATCGGGGCCATGAAGGGTCCGCTGCATGGCGGCGCGCCGTATGAAGTGATATCGATGCTGGAGGAGATCGGAACGAAGGAACGCGCGGAGCCTTGGCTGAGAGGGAAGCTTGAGGCCGGGGAGAAGCTGATGGGCTTCGGGCACCGGATCTACAAGACCAAGGACCCTCGGGCTGAAGCGCTGCAAATTGCAACACTTACGATGATTGGCAAGGATGCCTACTTTGATCTTGCACTTCATGTAGAGGCTACAGCGGTTGCGCTGCTGGAGGAATACAAGCCGGGCCGCCGGCTGTTCACCAATGTCGAGTTCTATGCTGCGGCTATTCTGAAGGCGCTGCAGCTGGCGCCGGAGATTTTCACGCCTACATTCACTGCAGGAAGAATTGTCGGCTGGACGGCCCATCTGCTGGAGCAGTCGGCCCATAACCGGATTTTCCGGCCACAATCTACTTATATCGGACCTATGCCTGAATCAGAGACAGTCTGATAGCAACAGCTTCTCT
This genomic interval from Paenibacillus sp. FSL H8-0332 contains the following:
- a CDS encoding ABC transporter ATP-binding protein; amino-acid sequence: MERLLEVKDLAISFRTRGGEVQAIRGVSFHVNKGETLAIVGESGSGKSVTSQAVMKLVPQPAGEYKRGQILFDGQDLIRKSEKQMQKIRGKEIGMIFQDPMTSLNPMMKVGRQITEVLFKHENITKDAAYKRGVELLNLVGIPSPERRFQQYPHEFSGGMRQRVVIAMALAANPKLLIADEPTTALDVTIQAQILDLMKDLQKKIDTAIIFITHDLGVVARMADRVAVMYAGQIVEMGTAEEIFYDPRHPYTWGLLASMPSLESKGSMLTAIPGTPPDLIKPPKGDAFALRSTYAMAIDMEKEPPMYKVSDSHLVKSWLMHPMAPAVEPPDVVKKQRRVLSNAYPEPVLVGNSSEY
- the fabV gene encoding enoyl-ACP reductase FabV, translated to MIIKPRTRGFICTTAHPAGCAHQVQQQVNYVQSQGQFTGPRKVLVIGASTGYGLAARVAAAFGAGAATVGVYRPSIASETRTASAGWYNSAAFEEMAYTSGLRSYSVCGDAFTTETKERTVELIRRELGQVDLVIYSVASARRTDPQTGAVHQSVLKPIGNPYTNTTVNFHTGELSTVQIEPATEAEIDDTVHVMGGEDWQLWIEALRDSGVLAEDAVTLAFSYIGPELTQAVYRDGTIGRAKDHLEATALQLNAQLSTTRGRAYVAVSKGLVTQSSSAIPVVPLYISVLYKVMKEQGLHEGCIEQAYRLYKDFLYNPEGTPVDGQGRIRIDDHEMSHAVQTEVDRIWPMLSTENVYEYSDLAGYRREFFQLFGFESGGVDYEADTDPVVAIRNSSY
- a CDS encoding helix-turn-helix transcriptional regulator: MSNQNRLQALSEFLKARRAAITPAAAGLPEGTRRRTPGLRREEVAQLSGVSSTWYTWLEQGRDIKVSPSVLDCIAAALQLTKDERSYLFALALENGPGVSDYTQEEHSVIHPSLQKILQELKTCPTIISDRHCGIVGWNEAAAHVFLDFAKLAPQQRNMISLLFERKEFRRLAVNWEQFVRGYLSIFRAYYGQYLEDRWYDEFIAEMKGGHPEFNHLWEESRVSSAPDVVLEFRHAKAGKMLFHLTSLQVQGAADLRCSIYTPAGDSGTEAKLKQLMEPK
- a CDS encoding citrate synthase/methylcitrate synthase, with translation MAKVTGLEGVVAGETEIGLVDGEKGYLVYRGYWAKELAVSKIYEEVAYLLWNGHLPDAEELAQLKAQMAAERVIPEYLCKMLDLYPASVPLMLVLQSAVAALGDEENATWPPTLKQAVRLTAMLPSIIAYRYRSLQGLEPLQSLPELGHAANYLYLLTGKLPEEAHVQALSAYLILCMEHGMNASTFAGRVVLSTESDICAAVAGSIGAMKGPLHGGAPYEVISMLEEIGTKERAEPWLRGKLEAGEKLMGFGHRIYKTKDPRAEALQIATLTMIGKDAYFDLALHVEATAVALLEEYKPGRRLFTNVEFYAAAILKALQLAPEIFTPTFTAGRIVGWTAHLLEQSAHNRIFRPQSTYIGPMPESETV
- a CDS encoding HXXEE domain-containing protein: MDVISLLWLLPVVFMFHDFEEILTVEAWGNKHGPAITASLSPALRKRMAPMMGMTTRDFAMDVLFVYILIVGVTFVAVFLEFYWLYLAVLAVFLLHVFTHLAQSMVLKLYTPGVVTAVLLAFPYSLYAFYRLLHEGIVSEADIGWSLLLLLILTPPLVWGLMKKRTRHKHSEE
- a CDS encoding aminoglycoside phosphotransferase family protein, encoding MESFTKVQLNDRQLSLLTAAAFGTDIQIASSRELTAGFFNTAYDLELSDGRSVILKVAPDPETETLSYEKDIMRAEVEALRLVRAAGGVPVPEVYSYDDSLQLVPCPYFFMEKIEGQPYNEVKESLTEEQRHSIEYELGQYQRRINAIEGPAFGLFGKEPDGSILTWRETFRSMLLNVLQDAVRLEVRLPASQQEIEQVLELYLPALDEVTQPRLVHWDLWGGNLFVQDGVIVSIIDWERAMWGDVLLEYYFRHFESSAAFYEGYGSAFTSRNELLRKQLYDLYLDLIMLIECYSRQYKDENHVNWAHDNLAESWKLFSGLVL
- a CDS encoding glycoside hydrolase family 43 protein, with the translated sequence MRKRSLTALISLSLLSACSGGNPEGPPEFGNVSVHDPSVIKVEDTYYVFGSHLASAKSNDLMSWTQISSGVTDDNVLIPNVTEELSETLSWAQSDTLWAPDVIQLADGKFYMYYDACKGDSPLSALGIAVADEIEGPYKNKGIILKSGMSGIGDDGEVYDATEKPNVVDPDVFWDKDGKLWMVYGSYSGGIFILELDPATGFPLEGQGYGKKLLGGNHARIEGPYMLYSPETDYYYLFLSYGGLDANGGYNIRVARSKHPAGPFEDSEGKAMLDAQGTPGVLFDDPAYSPYGVKLMGNHEFVNTDEEATGSGTGYFSPGHNSAYYDETSGQYYLIFHTRFPGLGEQHEVRVHQMFMNEAGWPVVAPHRYGGEKIGKYTAKEVAGAYKLVNHGKEITAELAESQIVELNTDGTISGSVTGTWALSNDHMAKLTIEGAEYSGVFLREWNEATSNVVMTFTALSAEGVAVWGSHVSPEKK
- the fabF gene encoding beta-ketoacyl-ACP synthase II, with amino-acid sequence MERVVITGMGVISPLGNTVDQFWSRLAAGESGITPIDSFDTTHFKTKIAGSVQAFDPDARFGRKEARRMDRFSQFALAAAEEAWTHSGLRLEELDRERLGVYVGSGVGGIQTLMDQGELLRSRGPERVSPTLIPMLISNMAAAMISIKLGAQGPTLSPVTACSIGNTAIGEAFRLIRYGGADVIIAGGAEAAVTEIALASFGNATALSTRNGEPQGASRPFDQDRDGFVIAEGGAIVILESLSHALCRDAVIYGEVTGYGASSDAYHMVATHPEGIGAYQAMKLALSEAGISPGEVDVISAHATSTIVGDRSETLAIKKLFGEQAYRIPVTANKSMTGHALGAAGGLEAIALLKSLQEGLIPPTINLEQPDEYCDLDYVPNVARQADLKIGISNSFGFGGHNAVIVLRKYEA